In Natronococcus sp. AD-5, the genomic window ATCGGCTCCTCGTCGTCCTCGTCTCGCTCGACGCCCGGCAGTCGCGGCCCGTCGGACATTCGTTCGAGAGTTCGACCGCACAGTTGTGAACGTTGCGCCCCGGAATCCGATCGGCTCCGAGACGGCGTTCGCGGTTGCTCCGTTCGGATGAACCTCTTTGTCGAGCGAGCGCGTGACGTTCGGTAGGACATTCGCATGCACCGACCGACCGAAGGCGAGACCCACACGTTCGAGCGGACGTTCACGACCGAGGAGGTCCGGCAGTTCGCGGCCCTCTCGAGGGACACCCAGCCCCGCCACACCGACCCCGATCCGGATGGACGGCTGATGGTCCACGGGCTGCTGACGGCGACGCTGCCGACGAAGATCGGCGGCGACCTCGAGGTGCTGGCCTCGGGGATGGAATTCGAGTTCCGTCGACCGGTCTACACCGGCGAGCCGATCGCGTGTACGTGGACCTACGAAACCGTCGTCGAGCGCGAGGGCCGGTACGACCTCGTCGTCGACACCGTCTGCGAGAACGGCGCGGACGAGGCCGTTCTCACCGCGACCATCGAGGGACTCGTCTGGAAGGGGGAGCGAAACGACCGGTAGTAGCAGCGCGCTCGAGAACGCGTCCCGTCAGTTGTAGCCGCGCCAGCGCTTCCCGCACTCGGTACACTTGAAAAAGCGCGTCGGCGGTTCGTCGGCCGAGGCCGTCTGCTTGAGCGTGTACCAGGCCTCCTGGTTGCCGCACTCGTCGCAGACGACGTCGGTCGCCTTCGGCTTCCCCTCGAAGTTCGCGTCTTCGGTGGATTCGATCACGTCGTCGTCGATCTGTGACTCGGTCGTGACGAACTCGCTCTCGCTCTCGCGGTCGCGTTCGCTCGAGGCGCCGCAGTTCGAACAGACCATGCGGTCGCCTTCCGCTTTCATCATCGAGCCGCAGTCGTCGCAAAACTGCATGTCCGCGAGTACGTCCGCGAAGCAAAAATACCCTCGTTCGTCGGCGATCGCCCGGGCACCGTTCAGGCTCGGTGTCCGTCGACGACGATCTCGGCGCCGTCCGCCGCCGGCGCCGCGAGGACGACCTCCCCCTCGAGCCCGCGCTCTTCGAGCGCGTCCCGCGCGGCTCCCCTGGCCTCCCCGGCGTGGCCAACGTCCGTCAGCCCGTAGACGACGGGCCCCCAGGACGACTGCCCGACGCCGGAGAGGACGGGGCAGCCCTCGAGCGTCTCGACGAGCGCGCCCGCCGGCGGCCGGAAGACGCCGCCCTGGGCGTCCGCGTACCAGGCGCCGTTCTTGCGACCGATCGCGGCCACGGCGTCGCCGAACGCCTCGAGTCGGCCTTCGGCGGCCGCCGGGAGGAGCTTCCGGGTGACGATCCCGGCGATCTCGTCGGCGACGGCGGGGTCGGCCCGCTCGACGACGGCCCGCATGCTCGCGTCCTCGTTCTCGCCGTTGCGGCCGGGATCGGCGTCGGGAACGACGATCAGGAACCGCCAGTCGTCGGGGAGGTGGTGGCGGGCGACGACCGGCGGAACGGTCCAGTCGCCCTCCGCGGGCGGTTCCGTCGTGAACCTGTTGGTCGGGTGACCGGCGTCGACGACGAACCCGCCGTCTTCGAAGGTCGCGACGCCGACCCCGCTTCGTCCGCCCCGGCCCATCGCCGGCGCGCGCTCGCGGACCTGCGGCTCGAGGTCGTGCGCCGCCGCCGTCGCGGCGAGCACGGAGAGCGCGAGCTGGGTCCCGCTGCCGAGGCCGACGTGGCGGGGGAGCCGCTCCTCGAGCGCGACGGCGACGCCGGGGACGTCGAGCACGTCGACGGCCCGTTCGGCGTACTCGCGGACGAGCGCGTCGTCGGCGTCGACGTCCGACGCGGGCTCGGCGCTGACGGTGATCCGCGGCTCCTCGAGCCCGACGCCGATCCCGCCGTAGAGGCGTCTGCGGGCGAGCGAGAGGTTTTGAAAGCCGACGTGGAGTCGCGCGCCGGCGCTGACGGCTGCCGTCGCCATGTCTGTCTCCGCGCTAGGGACCGCCTCGGGAAGGGAATTTCGACGCTGGCAACGCCTGACGGCGATTACCCCGTCGAAGACGGACCCACCCGCGTCATTTAGTAGCCTGTCCGTCGTGAGTCGTGATATCGCATGTCGATATCTGACTCCGAGCGGATCCCGGTGACCGTCGTGAGCGGCTACCTCGGCGCCGGCAAGACGACGCTCGTCAACCACCTGCTGACGAACGCCGCGGGTCGCGAGATCGCGGTGATCGTCAACGACATGGGCGAGGTCAACATCGACGCGGACCTGATCGCCCGCGAGAACGAAGACGAGGGGATCGTCGACCTCTCGAACGGGTGCATCTGCTGTCGGTTACAGGGGGATCTGCTCTCCGAAGCTCGACGACTCGCGGAGACGCGAGAGTTCGAGTACCTGCTCGTCGAATCCTCCGGAATCAGCGAACCGATCCCGGTGGCCCGGGTGTTCACCGAGGGGACCGAGGCGAGCGAGATCGATCCCGCGGAGCTGTTCCGGCTGGATACGATGGTGACCGTCCTCGACACCTACGGCTTCTGGAAGGAGTTCGACGCCGGCGAATCCCTGCCGGAACACGCCCAGCCGGACGAGACGCGGCCGCTGAGCGAGGTCCTCGTCGAAAGTATCGAATTCTGCGACGTCCTCCTGCTGAACAAGACCGACATGGTTCCCGACGACGTCGTAGCGGAGATCGAAACCGTCGTCGACCGACTCCAGCCCGGGGCCGAGCGGGTCCGAACGAGTCACTGCGAGATCGATCCCGACCTCGTTCTCGGGACCGGCCGCTTCGACTTCGAATCAGCGAAACGCTCGCAGGGGTGGAAGCGCGAACTGCGCGGCGAAAGCCACGACCGCGGCGAGTCCGCCGCCGCCGAACACGATGCCGCGGAACGCGGACGCGGTGACGTCCATTCGCACGCTCGCGATCGGCGCGCCGCCGACCTCCACGGCGTCTCGTCGTTCGTCTTTCGGGCCGACGCGCCGTTTCGGCCCGACGAACTGGGCGACTGGCTCGAGGAGTGGGACGGCTCGATCATCCGGGCGAAAGGCGTCTGTCACGTCGCCGGCCGCGACGAGGTGATCGGCCTCAGCCAGGCCGGCCCGGCGGTACAGGCCGGGCCGATCGGCGAGTGGCGACCCGAAGACGACCGGCGAACGCAACTGGTGTTCATCGGCCGCGAGATGGACGAAGAGCGGATCCGCGAGGAACTCGAAGCGATGCTCGTCGAAACGGACGAGCGGGTCGAAGACGAAAACTGGGCCGATCCGTTCCCGTTATGACTCGAGTTCGTCGCTGAGTTCGTCCCAGGATTCGTGGAAGCCGTGGGTCGACTGGGAGGTCGCCGTCGCCGTGATGGCGTTCTGGTAGACGTCGTCGTACTCGAGCAGTTGCCCCCAGCCGTCGGTGAACGAGTAGTTACAGTACTGGCACACGCGAGGAGATAGCACCGACGCCGACATACGCCTTTCTGTCGTCGCACTGCCGGGCGCTCGTCGCCGAGGAAATCGGCTCGACGAGCGATCCAAAGGTCCATAACGGTGCGCCGCCGAGGACGCCCACCTGACGGCTTCCGCCGACAGAACGATCATGAATACGAAGCGAAACGGTGCGTACGTCGGCAGTACGACCGACGTTGTCGAACGATCCTGCGAACACTGCGACTGGCACGCGGTCGACGATACGTATCCCGATCTGATCGAGCGATACCAGGACCACCTCCGGGAGGAGCACCCGAAGGTCTGGCTTCGACGATAGCGACCGTAGTGATACGGTTCGGTTATTCGGTTTGATTTCGATCGCCGGTGAGGAATTCGTCGAGGATCATCACTTCTTCGTCCTCGGTGATCCGATCCGACTCGAGACAGGCGTGCATGATTTTCACCATGAGTTCCGGATCTTCGATACCGGATTTCGTCCGCGTAGCGGTTTCGTCCAATCGCGTTTCGAGCCGCTGAATGTGCCGTGTCAGTTCGTCGATACGGTCGGTAACCTCCGTCGTAGACTGGGCTGATTGCTCTTGCTTCATCGGCTCTCCCTTCTCACTGTCAAGCAGTCGTTCGGCTAACTCTCCCCGCTTCGACCACTCGAACCCCTCGATCGAATTAATACGCCGAGAAATCGTCGCGGCCGTCACGTCGAAGCGAGCGGCGATCTCGCGTTGCGTCGCGTCCGGGTTCTCTACGATCGTGCGCAACGTCTCCCGCTGTTTCTCGCTCAACCTGGTTTCGTTGACCGGTTCGGTCAGTTCGTCCGTCAATTCGCCGTTCTCCGTCTGTGAAGGTCCGTTTCGCCCGTCGCTTTCAGTCTCGATCTGGTCTTCGGACGACGGAACGTCGGTGGCCGGGTCACCGTATTCCTCGAGCACCTTCTCGACGAGATCCGTCGACGCCCCCGTCACCTCGGACGCGATGTCTTCCATAGCCGCATCGGGTCGTGACTTTGCTGCGTCGAGAATTTGTTTATGGACAGTTGCGCGCGGGACGAGTTGATTGCTATTCCCCTGTATTCGATTCTTGGTCGACTCGCTCATATCTCCCCATCAACGCACGGATCTGTCCGTGTGCATACGGTTCCCACACAGCGATCGATTTTATATCTAACTTATTTATCCAAACTAGACCGATAATTCTAAATGATCCCTGTCCCCGTGATATAAGTCGACTTACAGTAAGTTCTTCTCGCTGATAGTGTGCATCGACGGATCGGCCTCCGCGTGTTCGTCGGTCAAATACGACTCCAAAACGCGATTCGCGACACAGTCGTCATCGCGGTACACCCTCTATAACTTACGATTCCGTGATCGCTCGTTCGAGCGGGCAGGATCTCTTTTACGCTACCGACACCGGCTCGATCCGTCCGAAAAATTCGAAACCCGCGCGATCAGGGCTCGAGCAGGACCTTGATGACGCCCTCCTCGCGGTCGTCGAAGCGCTCGTACATCTCGGGGGCCTTCTCGAGGTCGACCCGGTGGGAGACGACGAAGCTCGGATCCGCCCGGCCCTCGATGATCATGTCTCGCAGCTCCCGGTTATACTGCTTGACGTTCGTCTGACCGGTACCCAGCTTCAGTCCCTTTTCGAAGGCCGTGCCGAAGTCGATGCCGAGTCGGCCCTGAGCCGCCATCTCGTCGGGCGCGCCGGGGTCCGTCGGGACGTACAGTCCCGGGATGCCGAGCGCGCCGGTCGGCCGGACGGTCTGGATGAGCTGATTGAGCACGACCGCCGGATTCTCCCGGGCCGGATCGTAGGCGTCGTCGGTCGGGTCCGTCTCGGGGTCGATCGCCTGGTAGCCGACGGCGTCGACGCCCTTGTCGACCTCGCCGCCGTGTTCGTCGACGATCTGCTCGACGGGGTCGCCCTCCTCGAAGTTGATCGTGTGGGCGTCGCAGTGGTCCTCGGCCATCTCGAGGCGGCTCGGAACCCGGTCGACGACGTAGATCTCCGAGGCGCCCTGGATCTTCGCGCTGTAGGCCGCCATCAGGCCGACGGGGCCGGCGCCGTAGATCGCGATCGACTCGCCGGGCTGGAGGTTCGCGAGCCGGGTGCCGTGCCACCCCGTCGGGAAGATGTCCGCGAGCAGCGCGAACGCGTCTTCGTGCTCCTCGCCCTCGGGCAGTTTCAGGGCGTTGAAGTCGGCGTAGGGAACGCGGAGTTTTTCGGCCTGACCGCCCTTGTACGGCCCCATCGCGACGTAGCCGTAGGCGCCGCCGGCGAACCCGGGGTTGACGTTAGTACAGAAGCCCGTGTAGCCGTTCTCGCAGTTCTGACAGAAGCCGCAGGCGACGTTGAACGGCATGACGACGCGGTCGCCCTCCTCGAGCGTCGTGACGGCGTCGCCGACCTCGCTGACGATTCCCATGTTCTCGTGGCCGAAGACGATCCCCTCGTCGGCGCCGGTTCGCCCCTCGTACATGTGGAGGTCCGACCCACAGATCGCCGTCGTCGTGATGTCGACGAGGACGTCGTTCGGGTGCTCGAGTTCCGGTTCGTCCACTTCTTCGATGGCCACGTCGTGCGGGCCCTGATATACGACAGCGTTCATTGACATTCGGTATCACTTCCAAAACGTCTCACCATCGTGGCGTTGGTAAAGGTTGCTGTGAACCGCCGGTCCGAAATTGCTAATGATCAACTCGGGTATTCTCGGCGATAGAATGGACACGCGATGAGGATCGTCGAACGGGGTACGTTCCGCCGGATGAACCGACCGCGGTCTCGGTGGGAGGCGTTCGGCTCGTCGGCGGTCGGACGCCGCGGTGCCCGTACGCGGATACGAGGTCGTCGTCCCGTTCACATTGCTCCGACGCGGACTCGATCGCGCAGCGTTGCGACTCGAGGGATCTCGGTCGCCCTCGCCCCGGGATAAACCGATCCCTCTTACTATCGGCTCGTCGTAGCTAGCGGCGTGACGACAATCGATCCACTCGGCGGCGTCGTTCTCGCGGGCGGCTACTCGACGCGCTTCGGCGAGGACGACAAGGCGGTCGCGGAGCTCGCCGGAACGCCGATGATCAAGCGGGTCGTCGACCGACTCGCAACCGCGACCGACGACGTCGTGATCAACTGTCGAGAGGACCAGGTCGACGCGGTTCGGGAGGCACTGGCCGACTGTGATGCGTCCATCCGTATCGCGACCGATCCGGTCCCCGATCGGGGGCCGCTGGCCGGTATCCGGGTCGGCCTCGAGACCGTCGACCGCGAGTACGCCGCCGTCGTCGCCTGCGACATGCCGTTCGTCGACCCCGCTCTGTTCGAACTCCTTTACGACCGCGCACGCGGCCGCGACGGTGCGCTCGTCCAGCTGGAGGACGAGTGGTACCAGACGACGCAGGCCGTCTACCGGACGGACGCGATGGCCCGCGCCTGCGCCGAGGCGCTCGAGGACGGGGACGGGCGGATCCTCGCGGCGCTCGAGGATCTCGACTACGCCGTCGTCGACGAGGACGATCTCGAGGATATCGCCGACGAGACGTTCGAGAGCATCGACACGCAGGAGGCGCTTCGCGAGGCCGAGACGCGACTCGAGGAGTAGCCGCTTCTCCCGGCCCGGCGAAACCGCCGACGGGATGACCGCTCTGCCAGCAACGATTGAGGAGAAGGCGTGACTTATGCCCCCTCGACACAAGATCCGACCATGAGCAGCGAGGATCAGTTCGACCACGGAAAGGACGAGCGGCTGCAGAGCCGCGACGTAACCGAAGGGGCCGACCGCGCCCCTCATCGGGCGATGTTCCGGGCGATGGGATTCGACGACGAGGATTTAGGCTCGCCGATGATCGGCGTCTCGAACCCCGCCGCGGACATCACGCCGTGTAACGTCCACCTCGACGACGTGGCGGCGTCGGCGCTCGAAGGGGTCGACGAGGCCGGCGGCATGCCGATCGAGTTCGGGACGATCACGATTTCGGACGCCATCTCGATGGGGACCGAGGGGATGAAGGCGTCGCTGATCTCCCGGGAGCTCATCGCGGACAGCGTCGAACTCGTCAGCTTCGGCGAGCGCATGGACGGCCTCGTCACCGTCGCGGGCTGCGACAAGAACCTGCCCGGCATGATGATGGCCGCCATTCGAACGGATCTCCCCTCGGTCTTCCTCTACGGCGGGTCGATCATGCCCGGCGAGCACGAGGGTCGGGACGTCACCATCGTCCAGGTGTTCGAGGGCGTCGGCGCCTACGGAACCGGCGAGATGGACGCCGAAGAGCTGGACGACTTAGAGCGCCACGCCTGCCCCGGCGCCGGCTCCTGCGGCGGCATGTTCACCGCGAACACGATGGCCTCCATCTCGGAGGCGCTCGGCCTCGCCCCGCTCGGCAGCGCGTCGCCCCCCGCCGAGGACGAGGAGCGGTACGAGGTCGCCCGCCGCGCGGGCGACCTCGCGGTCGAGGTCGTCGAGGAGGACCGCCGCCCCTCCGACATCCTTACTCGAGCGTCCTTCGAGAACGCGATCGCCCTCCAGACCGCCATCGGCGGCTCGACCAACGGCGTCCTCCACCTGCTCGCGCTCGCCCGCGAGGCCGGCGTCGACCTCGAGATCGAGGACTTCGACGAGATCTCCCGCCGCACGCCGAAGATCGCCGACCTCCAGCCCGGCGGCGACAGCGTGATGAACGACCTCCACGAGATCGGCGGCGTGCCGATCGTCGTCCGACGGCTGCTCGAGGCCGACCTGTTCCACGGCGACGCGATGACCGTGACGGGACGGACGGTCGCGGAGGAACTCGAGCGCCTCGAGGCCGAGCGCGGCCTGCCCGACGACGAGGAGATTGGAGCGGCTACCGCCGCTGAATCGGAGCGCGCCGGCGGGCGCGCGATCGAGGCCGACTTCCTCTACACCGTCGACGACCCCAAGCAGGAGGAGGGCGCGATCAAGATCCTCTCGGGCAACCTCGCACCAGACGGCGCCGTGCTCAAAGCCACCGGCGAGGACCAGTTCCACCACGAGGGGCCCGCTCGCATCTTCGAGAACGAGGAGGACGCCATGGAGTACGTCCAGGAGGGCCACATCGAGAGCGGCGACGTGATCGTCATCCGCAACGAGGGTCCCCGCGGCGGGCCCGG contains:
- a CDS encoding beta-ribofuranosylaminobenzene 5'-phosphate synthase family protein → MATAAVSAGARLHVGFQNLSLARRRLYGGIGVGLEEPRITVSAEPASDVDADDALVREYAERAVDVLDVPGVAVALEERLPRHVGLGSGTQLALSVLAATAAAHDLEPQVRERAPAMGRGGRSGVGVATFEDGGFVVDAGHPTNRFTTEPPAEGDWTVPPVVARHHLPDDWRFLIVVPDADPGRNGENEDASMRAVVERADPAVADEIAGIVTRKLLPAAAEGRLEAFGDAVAAIGRKNGAWYADAQGGVFRPPAGALVETLEGCPVLSGVGQSSWGPVVYGLTDVGHAGEARGAARDALEERGLEGEVVLAAPAADGAEIVVDGHRA
- the ilvD gene encoding dihydroxy-acid dehydratase, whose product is MSSEDQFDHGKDERLQSRDVTEGADRAPHRAMFRAMGFDDEDLGSPMIGVSNPAADITPCNVHLDDVAASALEGVDEAGGMPIEFGTITISDAISMGTEGMKASLISRELIADSVELVSFGERMDGLVTVAGCDKNLPGMMMAAIRTDLPSVFLYGGSIMPGEHEGRDVTIVQVFEGVGAYGTGEMDAEELDDLERHACPGAGSCGGMFTANTMASISEALGLAPLGSASPPAEDEERYEVARRAGDLAVEVVEEDRRPSDILTRASFENAIALQTAIGGSTNGVLHLLALAREAGVDLEIEDFDEISRRTPKIADLQPGGDSVMNDLHEIGGVPIVVRRLLEADLFHGDAMTVTGRTVAEELERLEAERGLPDDEEIGAATAAESERAGGRAIEADFLYTVDDPKQEEGAIKILSGNLAPDGAVLKATGEDQFHHEGPARIFENEEDAMEYVQEGHIESGDVIVIRNEGPRGGPGMREMLGVTAAVVGAGHEDDVALITDGRFSGATRGPMIGHVAPEAAVGGPIGLLEDGDEITVDIPGRTLAVDVSDEELAARREEWTRPEPAYDAGVLAKFARDFDSASNGAVTNPGVKRE
- a CDS encoding transcription factor S, which translates into the protein MQFCDDCGSMMKAEGDRMVCSNCGASSERDRESESEFVTTESQIDDDVIESTEDANFEGKPKATDVVCDECGNQEAWYTLKQTASADEPPTRFFKCTECGKRWRGYN
- a CDS encoding glutathione-independent formaldehyde dehydrogenase → MNAVVYQGPHDVAIEEVDEPELEHPNDVLVDITTTAICGSDLHMYEGRTGADEGIVFGHENMGIVSEVGDAVTTLEEGDRVVMPFNVACGFCQNCENGYTGFCTNVNPGFAGGAYGYVAMGPYKGGQAEKLRVPYADFNALKLPEGEEHEDAFALLADIFPTGWHGTRLANLQPGESIAIYGAGPVGLMAAYSAKIQGASEIYVVDRVPSRLEMAEDHCDAHTINFEEGDPVEQIVDEHGGEVDKGVDAVGYQAIDPETDPTDDAYDPARENPAVVLNQLIQTVRPTGALGIPGLYVPTDPGAPDEMAAQGRLGIDFGTAFEKGLKLGTGQTNVKQYNRELRDMIIEGRADPSFVVSHRVDLEKAPEMYERFDDREEGVIKVLLEP
- a CDS encoding FAS1-like dehydratase domain-containing protein translates to MHRPTEGETHTFERTFTTEEVRQFAALSRDTQPRHTDPDPDGRLMVHGLLTATLPTKIGGDLEVLASGMEFEFRRPVYTGEPIACTWTYETVVEREGRYDLVVDTVCENGADEAVLTATIEGLVWKGERNDR
- a CDS encoding CobW family GTP-binding protein, with amino-acid sequence MSISDSERIPVTVVSGYLGAGKTTLVNHLLTNAAGREIAVIVNDMGEVNIDADLIARENEDEGIVDLSNGCICCRLQGDLLSEARRLAETREFEYLLVESSGISEPIPVARVFTEGTEASEIDPAELFRLDTMVTVLDTYGFWKEFDAGESLPEHAQPDETRPLSEVLVESIEFCDVLLLNKTDMVPDDVVAEIETVVDRLQPGAERVRTSHCEIDPDLVLGTGRFDFESAKRSQGWKRELRGESHDRGESAAAEHDAAERGRGDVHSHARDRRAADLHGVSSFVFRADAPFRPDELGDWLEEWDGSIIRAKGVCHVAGRDEVIGLSQAGPAVQAGPIGEWRPEDDRRTQLVFIGREMDEERIREELEAMLVETDERVEDENWADPFPL
- the mobA gene encoding molybdenum cofactor guanylyltransferase; its protein translation is MTTIDPLGGVVLAGGYSTRFGEDDKAVAELAGTPMIKRVVDRLATATDDVVINCREDQVDAVREALADCDASIRIATDPVPDRGPLAGIRVGLETVDREYAAVVACDMPFVDPALFELLYDRARGRDGALVQLEDEWYQTTQAVYRTDAMARACAEALEDGDGRILAALEDLDYAVVDEDDLEDIADETFESIDTQEALREAETRLEE
- a CDS encoding winged helix-turn-helix domain-containing protein; this translates as MEDIASEVTGASTDLVEKVLEEYGDPATDVPSSEDQIETESDGRNGPSQTENGELTDELTEPVNETRLSEKQRETLRTIVENPDATQREIAARFDVTAATISRRINSIEGFEWSKRGELAERLLDSEKGEPMKQEQSAQSTTEVTDRIDELTRHIQRLETRLDETATRTKSGIEDPELMVKIMHACLESDRITEDEEVMILDEFLTGDRNQTE